The Cellulophaga sp. L1A9 genome window below encodes:
- a CDS encoding GNAT family N-acetyltransferase, with protein MSHFKETLKNPVWFALSETHEKFLVTYNGVKFYNPEVCPFGAFTGAANTAEALNAYAKSCDSFFLVSEFGVPSYDSNRIILNRKIEGCQMVLNSLIETPITETIVRLTDDDMEDIYNLVWLVMPGYYRKRTFEMGEYYGIFKEGKLVSVTGQRMQTDDFVEVSAVVTHPDYGRRGLAKQLVYHVTQQILKNNKKPILHTTKGNAAIPLYERLGYQLTRDMNWWHFSRK; from the coding sequence ATGAGTCATTTTAAAGAAACGTTGAAGAATCCGGTATGGTTTGCGCTTAGCGAAACACATGAAAAGTTTTTGGTTACGTATAACGGAGTTAAGTTTTATAATCCAGAAGTTTGTCCGTTTGGGGCTTTTACAGGTGCTGCCAACACAGCCGAAGCCTTAAATGCCTATGCGAAATCGTGTGATAGTTTTTTTCTGGTTTCTGAGTTTGGTGTTCCTTCCTATGATAGCAATCGTATTATCTTAAATCGAAAAATAGAAGGCTGCCAGATGGTACTCAATTCTTTGATTGAAACGCCAATAACTGAGACGATAGTGCGCCTTACAGACGATGATATGGAGGATATTTACAATCTAGTATGGCTTGTAATGCCTGGGTATTACCGCAAAAGAACCTTTGAAATGGGGGAATACTACGGGATATTTAAAGAAGGTAAATTAGTATCGGTCACAGGGCAGCGCATGCAAACTGATGATTTCGTAGAGGTAAGCGCAGTAGTAACGCATCCAGACTACGGACGAAGAGGGTTGGCTAAGCAATTGGTATACCATGTAACTCAGCAAATTTTAAAAAATAATAAGAAACCCATCCTACACACTACAAAAGGAAATGCGGCAATACCCTTATATGAAAGATTAGGTTATCAGTTAACTCGGGATATGAATTGGTGGCATTTTTCCCGTAAATAA
- the ablB gene encoding putative beta-lysine N-acetyltransferase yields MFDTIEKIEGAVLRHGKTHSRLYLTQSTENNWDALIPKMKDLAHKKKYDKIIGKVPEQAIGVFESNGFHIEAKIPGLYNGNTTGYFLSEYLNDKRRQNDEQALKTIASVKAIAQAAKSSSEEGYMSLPTNFTVRKLTVNDYATLANLHKEVFKAHSLPIHEEAYLLELAEQSHEFYGLFKEEELIVSTILHIHEKELNIEIVDFATHPDYNGQNLSYYLLQEIKKKSDKGAYKTIYALVRATSYGLNITFSKHGFHFGGTLYNNTVIRNSLESMNVWYSN; encoded by the coding sequence ATGTTCGATACCATTGAAAAAATAGAAGGAGCCGTATTACGTCATGGAAAAACGCATAGTCGTTTGTACTTAACGCAGTCCACCGAAAATAATTGGGACGCACTCATCCCAAAAATGAAAGACCTAGCGCATAAAAAAAAGTATGATAAAATTATTGGCAAAGTTCCAGAACAAGCCATTGGGGTGTTTGAATCTAATGGCTTTCATATTGAAGCAAAAATACCAGGTTTATATAATGGCAATACAACGGGGTACTTTTTATCGGAATACCTAAACGATAAACGCCGCCAGAATGATGAACAAGCTTTAAAAACAATTGCTTCTGTAAAAGCTATAGCGCAGGCTGCTAAAAGTTCTTCTGAAGAGGGTTACATGAGTTTGCCTACTAATTTTACGGTCCGGAAGCTTACTGTAAATGACTATGCTACCTTAGCTAATTTACATAAAGAAGTGTTTAAAGCACACTCACTTCCTATCCATGAGGAAGCCTATCTTCTAGAATTAGCAGAACAAAGTCATGAATTTTATGGCCTTTTTAAGGAAGAGGAACTCATTGTTTCTACTATCCTTCATATTCATGAAAAAGAATTGAATATTGAGATTGTAGATTTTGCTACGCATCCTGATTATAACGGACAAAACTTATCGTATTATCTTCTCCAAGAAATTAAAAAGAAGAGTGATAAAGGAGCCTATAAAACTATTTATGCTTTGGTTAGAGCAACTTCCTACGGGCTAAACATTACTTTTAGTAAGCACGGCTTTCATTTTGGAGGTACGCTGTACAACAATACGGTAATAAGAAATAGTTTAGAGAGTATGAATGTATGGTACTCCAATTAA
- a CDS encoding lipocalin family protein has protein sequence MKKLLVLSAALLGIFFTSCSSDDDDSGNPLIGSWGFFQDENDNGELEEVDDCSKKFTLIFREDMSFEFEAYGSITGDPDECEKDSDSDTGTWAILSEGLLAITYSEGDVEQGMYSIDGNTLTIINEYESNGETETERSIYIRK, from the coding sequence ATGAAAAAATTATTAGTACTATCAGCCGCATTACTTGGTATTTTCTTTACATCTTGTAGTAGCGATGATGATGATTCTGGAAACCCATTAATAGGCTCCTGGGGCTTTTTTCAAGATGAAAATGATAATGGAGAATTAGAAGAAGTGGATGATTGTTCTAAAAAATTCACATTGATTTTTAGAGAAGATATGTCTTTTGAGTTTGAAGCTTACGGAAGTATTACAGGAGATCCCGATGAATGTGAAAAGGATAGTGATAGCGATACTGGAACTTGGGCTATTCTCTCTGAAGGTTTGTTAGCTATTACATATAGCGAAGGAGATGTAGAACAGGGAATGTACAGCATTGATGGGAATACACTTACAATTATCAATGAGTATGAGTCGAATGGAGAGACGGAAACAGAAAGAAGCATCTATATCCGTAAATAA